Part of the Pyxidicoccus trucidator genome is shown below.
CTGTGTTGACTGGGCGAAACGCAGCCCACCTTGGGCACGCACAAACCGGCGAGTCAAACCGTTTATGCCGTAAGCCGGAAAGTAAGGTAGCGAATTACCTGCCCTTTGTAACAGGGGTTCCACGCGGATGCCCGCCTGTCCGCCCGCCTGTCTCCACCCTGGGCGCGGCGGCCTGTGAGCCCGGCAAATCACTCCCATGAGTCCGGCCCGTGCCGCCCTCCCGGAGGGCAGACGAGCGGGCTCCGCGCACTGCAAGGCCCCTGGAGAGTGGGCACGTTGCCCCGCGACACGGGGTCCGCGCCAGCGGGCACCCAGGGGAGGGATGGCCGCTCCGCGCCACCAGGGGGCCTGGAGGCGGGCGGCGGCACGTCATGGACTCGGACCCGACGACGCAGGCGGAGCGGAAGTGGATGGTGCGCGTGGAGCGCACCCTGGGCGCGGTGGCCGCCCACAACCACCGACGCCCGGCGCTCGCCCTGCTGCTGGCGGTGGTGCTGGCCGCGGTGGGCGGCTTCCTGGCCCGCAACCTCTCCCTCAACGCCGACCTCGTGGACCTGCTGCCCGCCTCCTTCAAGAGCGTGCAGGACGTGCATGAGATGGAGCGGCGCCTCGGCGCGCTCGGCTGGGTGGTGGTGGTGGGCGAGGGAGGCGACGCCGCGTCGCTCCAGCGCTTCGCGGACGACCTGGCGCCGAAGCTGGAGGCGCTGCCCGGCATCCGCTACGTGGAGGCGAAGCGCCCCGGCGCCTTCTTCCGCGACAGGGCGCTCTACTTCCTGTCGGAGGAGGACCTGAAGGAGGTCCACCGCCGGCTGGAGGCTCGCGTCACCTGGGAGAAGCAGCAGGCCAACCCCCTCTACGTCGACCTGGTGGGCGAGGAGCCTCCGTCGCTGGACTTCTCCGACCTGGAGGCGAAGTACGGCACCAACGCGGGGCAGCGGCTGTCCGCCAGCGACGGCGACTACTACCTGGACGCGAGGACGCGGCGCGTGGTGCTGCTGGCGAAGCCGGAGACGTCCTCGGCGGACCTGGCCTTCTCGCGCCGCATCACCGACGAGGTGCGCACGCTGCTCGACGCGCAGGACCTGAAGCAGTACGGGCCCGACTTCCGCACGGAAATCACCGGCACCTTCCAGAAGAAGCTGGACCAGCAGGGACAGATTGCGCGCGACATCGCCGTGTCCTCGGCGGTGGCGCTGGGGCTGCTGCTCCTCTACCTGCTGCTGCACTTCCGCAGCGCGCTGGCCGTGGGGCTGGTGCTGACACCGGTGGGCACGGGCCTCGCGTGGACGTACGGGCTGGTGGCCGCGGTGTACGGGCAGGTGAATCTGCTGACGGGCTTCCTGGGCGCGATTCTGGGCGGCCTGGGCATCGAGCACGGCATCCACCTGCTGGGGCGCTACCTGCACCTGCGCGGAGAGGGCGAGCCGTCCGAGCAGGCCACGCGCGAGTCCTTCACGCACACGGGCGGCGCGGCGCTGGTGTCCGCGCTGGTGGCGGCGCTCACCTTCTTCGTGCTGGGCACGTCGCGCTTCCGGGCGTTCCGTGAGTTCGGCGTCATCGCCGGGGTGGGCATGCTGGTGCTCATCGTCGCGTACGTGCTGGTGATGCCGGCGCTGCTGGGGCTGGCGTCGCGCTGGGGCTGGCGGCCGAGGCACGCGACGGTGGTGACGACGGAGTCCCCCACGGGCCGCTTCCTGGTGCACCGCCGCGGCGTCATCAGCGCCGTGTTCGCCGTGCTGCTGGTGGCGCTGCTGACGCAGGCGGGCCGGGTGCGCTTCGACTACGACTTCGGCGCGCTGCAGGACCAGCGCCTGCCGTCCTTCCTCCTGGACCGCGAGGTCAACCGCATCATCGGCTACTCGCAGACGCCGGTGGTGATGCTGACCGACACGCCCGAGGATGAGCAGGCCGTGGTGCGCGAGCTCCAGCAGCGCCAGCGCGCACTGGGTGACAAGTCCACCATCGACTTCGCGGCCTCGCTGTCCTCGCTCATTCCCGACCGGCAGACGGAGAAGCAGCCGCTGCTGGCAGCCTTGTCACGACTGCTGGAGGACGTGCCCGAGGAGCGCCTCTCACCGGAGCAGCGCGACCAGCTCGTCCGCCTGCGGCGGCAGTCCCAGGCAAAGCCCTTCACCCCCGCGGAGCTTCCGCCAGGAGTGCGCCAGCAGTTCCAGGGCGCGGGCGGCGGGCAGAGCGGCTTCGTGCTGGTGTACCCGTCGGTGAGCCTGTCGGACGGCTCGGCCATCCGCGCGCTGGCGCGCGAGGTGCGCGGCGTGCAGCTGCCGGGCGGCGGGCGCATCTCCGCGGCGGGCGAGCCGATGGTGCTGTCGGACATCCTGGAGATGGTGACGCACGAGGCGCCGCTCATCCTCGGAGGCGCGACGCTGGCGGTGCTGCTGGCCATGTGGGCCACGCTGGGCGGGCTGCGGCTGGCGCTGCTGTGCCTGACGCCCACGGTGGTGTCGCTGCTGGCGCTGCTCGGGCTGATGCCGTTGATGGGGCTGGAGTTCAACTACCTCAACATCCTCGTCATCCCCGTGCTCATCGGCACCACGGTGGATGCGGGCGTGCACCTGCTGACGCGCCTGGCGTCGCCGAGCAGCGACTTCGTTGCTGTGTACTCGGAGACGGGGCGGGCCATCTGCGGGGGCCTGCTGACGAGCGCGATGGGCTTCGGCGCGCTCTTCCTCGCGGACCACCCCGGCCTCAACTCCGTCGGTGCACTGGCCAATCTGGGCTTCGCCACCAACCTTCTCATCATGCTGGTGGCCTTCCCTGCCCTGCTGCTGGTGCTGTCCGAGCGACGGATGCGACGCCGCCGGGCGCGGCGGGACAAGCAGGAGACTCCGGCGGCCGGGCCCTCGGGCCCACGGCCCGCCACGCACACGAACTGAAGCGGCTGCAGGGAACGGAAGGACGGAAGGACGCACACCCACGAACGGAGGCAATCATGGGGAAGCAGATGAAGACGCGGTGGCTGTGGGCGGGTGCGCTGGCGGGCTCGCTGGCGCTGGGCGCGGCGTGCACCGCGACAGAGGCGCCGGTGCAGCTGGCACAGGCGACGCCGAGCACGGGACAGCCAGGGACGGGCGGCACCAGCACCAGCGTTCCGGGCACGACGCCGCCGGACACGACAGTGCCAGGTACGACGGCGCCGGGCACGACGCCGCCGGGCACCAGCACCACGGTACCGGGCACCACGGCGCCGGGCACGGGTACGGGCATGGGCGGCTCCGGCACGGCGGGCACCGCGCCCCTGGCTGGCACGGACGCGGGCGTGGGCATGGGCGGCTCCGGCTCCGGGACGACACCCGGGCTGAACCCGAATCCCGGTGACTCGTCCAGCACGTTCCAGCCGCCCACGGGCAGCGCCGTGCTCGACGGCGGCACGGGCTTCTAGGCCGAGGAGAGACCGGGGTGGCTCCGGCTTTGGAGCCACCCCGGCACCGGCCTCCGGGTGTCGCGACTGGCGGGAGCCCGGGCGGCTCCGCTGGACACCCGGTGCCGCGCCTGCTTTGTCCCGCGGGCGATGGACATCCATACCCCTCGCATCCTCTCGCAGCGCGTGGGCCTGCCCCGCGAGCTGGGCACGGCCGGAGCCACGTCGCCGCTGGAGCGGCCGTGGACGAGCGCCATCTTCAAGGAGCCGATTCCCGGGCCGGTGTGGCTGTCCCGCACGGGGCTCTCTGGAGACGGGCAGGCCGACCTCAAGGTCCACGGCGGCCTGGAGAAGGCCGTGCTCGCGTACGCCGCCGCGCACTACGACTTCTGGCGCCAGCGGCTGGAGCGTGCCGACGTGGGCCCCGGGGCCTTTGGCGAGAACTGGGTCCTCTCCGGCGGCGCGGAGGACGGCACGTGCATCGGTGACGTGCTGCGCGTGGGAGGCGCGCGCGTGCAGGTGTCCCAGCCGCGCCAGCCGTGCTGGAAGCCCGCGCGCCGCTGGGGACGCAAGGACCTGGCGCTGCTCATCCAGGAGACGGGCCGCACCGGCTGGTACTTCCGCGTGCTGGAGGAAGGCCCCGTGCGGGAGGGCGACGCCCTGGAGCTGCTCGAGCGCCCCTACCCCGCCTTCACCGTGGCCTTCGCCAACCACGCCATGCACGGCCAGGCGCCCGACGCGGCGGCCGCGCTCTCCGAGTGCCCCCTGCTGTCGCCCGGCTGGCGCGAGTCGCTGCGCCGTCGAGCGCGGGGCACCCGCGGGGACGACCGCCCCCGCCTCGTGGGTCCCGACACCGCCGACTGACGGACGGAAACGACCTGACAAGTCGTCCCCCGGTCTTTCTTCCCAGTGCCGGCCGAAGAGCAGGCAGCCAGAGCAGCGGCCCCTGCACGCCGGAATCTGGCTGCTCACGTTCCCGTCCAGCAGCAGCCAGACCCTCACACTGGGAGAATCCAAATGAAGAACTTCCTCAAGACCAAGCTTGTCCTCGCGTCCCTCACCGCTGGCGTCCTCGCGTTCGGTACCGCCTGCAAGTCGGACTCGGGCTCCACAAAGGAAGAGCCCACCGCGCCTTCCACCACGGGAGACAACTCCACCGACACCGGCTCCACGGGCACCGGCGCCACCGACCCGGCCACGGGCACCGGCACCACCACCGACCCGGGCACGGGCGGCACGGGCATGGATGACCCGAGCATCGATGACCCGACCATGAGCCCCGAGACGGGCGGCACGGGCGTGGACCCGGGCAGCACCGGCACCGGCAGCGACATGGGCACCGACCCGGGCACGGGCGGCGCGGGCTCCGAGCCCCTGGAGCCGGGCATCGAACCCGTGGAGCCGGGTAGCGAACCCGTGGACCCCGGCACCGGCGGCTCCGGCACCGACCCCAGCGACGACACCACGCTGGACCCGTCCGGCACGGGCGGCTCGATGACGCCGGAGCCCGACAGCTCCACGGACAGCACCACCGTGCCCGAGGGCGCCAAGAGCAAGTAGTCCGGCACCCGGCCTGAGCACATGAAGCAGTGGACGATGCCCGCGCAAGCCCTGCGCGGGCATCGCCATTTCCGCGGTCCGCCCTGGCTCGAGGCCTGTTGCTGAAGCCCGTCCCTTGAAACGACTCCGCTCCCCACCCGCCCTCCTGGGCACGGTGGGGAGCGGCGCTCACACCCGGCTTCCGCGCGCGCTCAAGTCACGCTGACGCCAGGGGTGTAGGGCGTGCCCACGGGCTCGATGATGCGCGGGTTGCCGCCGGAGCCGGGGTTGTTGCCCGGTCCGCCATCCGGTTGCAGGTACGGCGGGCCCCGGTGCGGCCTGTCCTCCTCGGTGTCGGCGCTGCGGTCCGGCGCGGTGGGAAAGGCCTCGGGTGGGATGTGCAGCACGTCGTCCTTCTTCTTCTTGGTCATGGCGGCCTCCTTTTCTCCAACGTGGGTGCCCTCCAGTCCCCGGGCACCTCTCATTCCGGCGCCTGCTTGAATGGACGCTCCAGGCTTGTCAGCGTGGCTGTCCATGACTCCCTCCGGACGCGCGCTCGTGAGGTTGCTCCTCGTCACCACCCTCGCCCTGGCCCCGGCGCTGGCCTTCGCCCAGGGGCCCGGGAAGACAGCCTCGCGGCGCAAGGCGCCCGTGCCCGTGCAGGTGAAGGGCACCCGCGTGTCCCTGGCGCCCCCCGAGGGCTTCACCGAGGCGAAGAGCTTCAGCGGCTTCCGTCAGGAGGAGACAGGCGCATCCCTCATGGTGACGGAGCTGCCCCTCCCGTTCGCGAAGGTCAGCCAGGGCCTCACCGCCGAAGCGCTCACGTCCCAGGGTATGGAGCCGCTGTCCCGGAAGCCGGCGAAGGTGGGCGGACACAAGGGGTTCCTCGTCCAGGCCCGGCAGTCCTCGGGGGACCAGGTCTTCCTCAAGTGGATTCTCGTGCTCGGCGACGACTCCGACACCCTGGTGCTCACCGCCGCGTGGCGCGAGCAGGACTCGAAGGCGCTGAGCAGGCCCCTCGAGCGTGCCGTGCGCTCCACGCGCTGGGACCGCGACGCCGAGCCGGGGCCCGGGCTGGAGCTCTTCACGCTGAAGCAGACACCCGGGCTGAAGGAGGCGCAGCGCGTGCAGAACACCGTCCTGTACACCCGCGATGGGAAGCCGCCCGGGACGCCTCCCACGGAGGGGCCCTCCCTCATCGTCGCCCCTTCCCTGGCGAACACGCACGTGGGCGAGGACGTAGAGGCCTTCTCCCGCGTCCGACTGGACGCCGCGGGGCGGGGCCTCACCGTCGAGTCCAGCGCCCTGCTGACGGTGGACGGCCTGAAGGGCCACGAGGTGGTGGCCCACGGCAAGGACTCCACCACGCAGCGGGACTTCACGCTGTACCACGTGCTGCTGCTGGACGAGGGCCGCTACTTCCTCCTCCAGGGCCGCGTGGGAGGCGAGGACCGCGCCGCGTATCTGGAGCACTTCAAGACGGCTGTACGGAGCTTCCAGCGCGTCCCCATCCCCTGAGGCACCAGTCCCGAGCGCTCCTGCCGCGAGACTGGTAGGAAGGGCAGCCAGCCAGCCGGGCGCACGCCTCCCCACCCGCCCCCCGACGACGTGGAGGCCGGGCGGGCAGGTACTGCGCGTCGGTGGCACCTTCGAGGCGAGACACGCTATCGACAGGGGAGGAACCGCAGCGTGAAACGGGGTGGGGCGACATGACTGTGAAACTGCTTCTGGCCGGCCGGCGTGGCGTGAGCGGGCACCTCTTCGCGCCCCTCGATGAAGCCCAGCCCTGGTTGCGGCGGGCCCTGGCCTGGTTCCACGAACACGCCGAGGAACTGCTGGAGAGCGCCCGCATGGGCACCGGCCCCCAGGGCGCGCCCATGCTCCGGCTGCGCCTGCACCCCGCCGCGGGCGAGCTGTCGCTCGTGGCGGCCAGCGGTGGCCGGCTGGTGGTCTCCGCCGAGACGTCCGCGGTGGGCCCCGGCTACCACATCTTCCTCTGCGACATGCTGAAGGTGCTGGGCCAGGAGCTCGGCGTCACCTGGGCGGACCCGGACGAGGCGGCGGGCGTGGGCGACCCGACGGGCTACTTCCACACGGGCGACGCGGGCCCGGTGGAGGTCTACATGCTGGCGTCGCTCCAGGACTCCGTGGCGCAGGTGCTGCGCATGCGCCGCCAGGGTGAGTCCGGCTTCGGACTGTCCATGCGCTTCGGCCACACCTTCGAGCACCCCGGCGCGCTGCTGACGCCGCTGGGGCCTCGGGACGAGCGTTGGCTGCGTGACGCCTTCGAGGACCCGCGCCGTGGCACGGACGTGTTCCCCTGGTGGAAGCCGGGCCTCCACGCGCGCACGCGCCTGAGCCGCGCGCTGTGCCGCCTGTGGACGGACGTGGTGTGGCGCCCGCCCCTGCTGGACGAGGAGCGGAGCCTGCTGCGCGACGTGGCCCGCCTGCTGGAATTGGCGTGGCGCGAGGACCCGTCCCTCCCCTACCCCTGGCGCGAGTGGCAGGAGGTGCTCGGCTACCTGGGCATCGGCGGCACGCTGGCCGAGGAGGTCCGCCTCCGCGCCGCCAGCGCGACGCGAGGCCCCTCCATCGGCTACCGGCGGGGCGCGGTGCAGGTGGTGCTGCCCGAGGGGTGGGAGATTCGCATCCCCGGCTCGCTCGCGGAGGCCCACCTCCAGGACGGGACGTGGGTGGCGAGAGACCACCGCCGCAGTGTGCGCTTCATGCCGCTGGAGGACGGGGCGGAGGACAGCCTGGCCCCCACCACCGCCGAGCGCCGCGCGCTGGAGTTGGAGCACCATGGCGAGCGGGTGAGTGGCCGGGCCTCGCTGCACATGGAGCCGGGCGAGTGCCGCCTGACAGCCGTGTGCAGCTCCGGCAGGCGACGGGCCCTCTGCGTGGTGAGCTTCGACGACCCGGAGGAACAGGACTGGGCGCTGGGGACCTGGCGCTCACTGGACCACGCTGCCGCCGCCTGACGCTTGCCGGCCCGAGAGGGCACTCCCACATTCAGCGGGCAATTTCCTTCAGAGGAATCGAGAGCCTGTATGAGTAGGGAGGTCTGGCCGGGCAGGTCCTGGCCGCGTGGCGCGACGTTCGACGGCAGCGGAGTCAACTTCTCCGTCTTCTCCTCGGTGGCCACCCGCGTGGAGGTCTGTCTCTACGACTCCGCCAACCCGTCGAAGGAAACCGAACGTTTCGACCTGCCGGAGGTGACGGACAACGTC
Proteins encoded:
- a CDS encoding MOSC domain-containing protein: MDIHTPRILSQRVGLPRELGTAGATSPLERPWTSAIFKEPIPGPVWLSRTGLSGDGQADLKVHGGLEKAVLAYAAAHYDFWRQRLERADVGPGAFGENWVLSGGAEDGTCIGDVLRVGGARVQVSQPRQPCWKPARRWGRKDLALLIQETGRTGWYFRVLEEGPVREGDALELLERPYPAFTVAFANHAMHGQAPDAAAALSECPLLSPGWRESLRRRARGTRGDDRPRLVGPDTAD
- a CDS encoding efflux RND transporter permease subunit encodes the protein MDSDPTTQAERKWMVRVERTLGAVAAHNHRRPALALLLAVVLAAVGGFLARNLSLNADLVDLLPASFKSVQDVHEMERRLGALGWVVVVGEGGDAASLQRFADDLAPKLEALPGIRYVEAKRPGAFFRDRALYFLSEEDLKEVHRRLEARVTWEKQQANPLYVDLVGEEPPSLDFSDLEAKYGTNAGQRLSASDGDYYLDARTRRVVLLAKPETSSADLAFSRRITDEVRTLLDAQDLKQYGPDFRTEITGTFQKKLDQQGQIARDIAVSSAVALGLLLLYLLLHFRSALAVGLVLTPVGTGLAWTYGLVAAVYGQVNLLTGFLGAILGGLGIEHGIHLLGRYLHLRGEGEPSEQATRESFTHTGGAALVSALVAALTFFVLGTSRFRAFREFGVIAGVGMLVLIVAYVLVMPALLGLASRWGWRPRHATVVTTESPTGRFLVHRRGVISAVFAVLLVALLTQAGRVRFDYDFGALQDQRLPSFLLDREVNRIIGYSQTPVVMLTDTPEDEQAVVRELQQRQRALGDKSTIDFAASLSSLIPDRQTEKQPLLAALSRLLEDVPEERLSPEQRDQLVRLRRQSQAKPFTPAELPPGVRQQFQGAGGGQSGFVLVYPSVSLSDGSAIRALAREVRGVQLPGGGRISAAGEPMVLSDILEMVTHEAPLILGGATLAVLLAMWATLGGLRLALLCLTPTVVSLLALLGLMPLMGLEFNYLNILVIPVLIGTTVDAGVHLLTRLASPSSDFVAVYSETGRAICGGLLTSAMGFGALFLADHPGLNSVGALANLGFATNLLIMLVAFPALLLVLSERRMRRRRARRDKQETPAAGPSGPRPATHTN
- a CDS encoding Erp protein, whose amino-acid sequence is MGKQMKTRWLWAGALAGSLALGAACTATEAPVQLAQATPSTGQPGTGGTSTSVPGTTPPDTTVPGTTAPGTTPPGTSTTVPGTTAPGTGTGMGGSGTAGTAPLAGTDAGVGMGGSGSGTTPGLNPNPGDSSSTFQPPTGSAVLDGGTGF